The DNA segment ATGATAGAATCGAAACTTAAAAAGGAAAGCCTCGTAGGTTAAGATCAAATGCCTTCTTTGTGTCTGGGCTGAGGGAAAACTCATTGTGCGACTGCTTCGCATGTTTGAGCAGAATTCAGAGTTACAGAAATCAAAGGAGTTGGGGAAAGTAGATGGATCGCAATCAAAGTCCACAAGGTTAGTGTATAATTATCAAAACTCTAATTTGGTGATTTGAAGATTTCTTTCCTCTTTATTTTTAGCAGGAGGAGAATAGGTGATGTTCATTGTGAAATTGCAGGTGAAACCGCCCAGATTCTCGTAGAGTTCTTAGAAGTTGCCATTACGTCAGTTGTATTCCTCAAAGGAGTTTATCCAAGTGGTAAAAGAAAAATTGGCAGAAATTCATAGCACTAGTTTTTTGCTCAAGCTAGATAATCTCTGAATTAGTGATCTTGTTCTCTGAAGGGGCATTTGAAAGGCGGCGTTACATGAATGTTGTTGTTCAAAAAGCTAGACACCCGGAGCTTCAACAGTATATCCATTCTACTGTCAATGGACTTCTTCCTTTCATACAAAAGGTTTATTCCATTCCCCTTCAACAGGCCCATAAAAGTCATTGATTAATTGCTCATCTTGGTTACTGGAGATGGCTAAATGTGTAAATAGATATTTCCAATAGATATTTCCAACTTCCCCCCTCCTCCCCCGACCTCGCCCCATGTTTTCGCTCTGGTGTCTGTAACAGAGGAACATTTTGTTGTGTGCTTGAACTTATAACAATTGTTTGATCTTGTTTATTGGAAAAATCTTATTGCTTTTACAAGGGAAGTGAGAGATTGGTCTATAAGCTGTTATTCTTGTGCCGTCTTCGTTGTGCAAAAGTAATCATGCTTTTCTACACAGGGATCGGTTGAGAGAGTGGCTGTGATTTTTTCTGATAGCAACAACGTACCTCTTGAGAGATTTGTTTTCAAGATAAATGTGAACCAGTCCTATGGTTTGAAGTTGGTGGAAGCTGATCTGGAGTTCTCTCTTAAATCATTTTTGATCAAGCTTCCTTTGTCACAATCGATGATGAAGGTTCTTCCGCCAGGTAATCTCTATTAGAAACGTCATTTAAAACGTCACGTCAGATCTTCTTCTAATCACATTAGATTTGTGTGTTTGTATTTACTAGATGTGCTTAAGACTAACTATCCAAGGGAAAGTTAATGCTATAGAACCTTTGTGCTGAATTGATCATTTTAGGTGACATCTTATCCCTGAGACATCCACCTCTAACCACCTTATGAATTAATTTAGCCAAATGACAAGCGAAAAAGAGCATATAAGGTAAATGGAAAATTTTAATGGAGTGCAACCTCTGATATCTCTGATATCCCACTTAAGCGAACTTAGTTGAATTTCTTTAGCCAAATAGTATGCAAGTATCATACACTATGCTAGCATCTACAGCAATGTGAATCTGACATGGCCGAATCTGATTCTATATCATGTCTTATGTACAAATTGATTTCTACTATACCAACACTTTGAATCGACAAAACACTATTTCAAAGACCCCTACAAGATGGATTCATGGCGAACGAATATTTTGTTGAACAAGGGTGTGCCTGGCAAATGGTTTTGTATTCTAGCAAATATTTTGTTGTTAATCTCATCATAGGACAATACATGATTGAAAAGATGAAAAATCTTTTTGCGTATCCATGAATAGATATATCGTCCTTTGGCTTTTGCGATATGCCTTTGTGGGAATTAGAAGTGGGTTCCTCAACTTGTCAGCTTTTGACAGATTGCAGCTGGGAGATAACAGCTTACTTTCGGTCTCTCCCGCAGAGTAGTACAAGCAAAGACGCCGAAATTTGGGTCCCAACAGATACCCAGCAGTGGCAGCAAGCACCTCTCATAACTCCTATTAAATCCATGAGTAGTGAACCTCTAGGCGTCCAGCTATATCTTGAACATCCAAGTTTCTCTGAACCAAAGGCTTAGAGAGAGGCCATCTCAGAGGCATTTGTCGTGGAGCTCGTCCAACATCTTAAGATATTCTGTGTTGAAACCTTGACTCGAGCTTCTAGAACGCATGTGCCAATATCTTATCTGGTGTGGTTACATACATCTTTCTCACTTTGCTTACAGTTTTTACTACATATATTAGGTAGATTATAGACTTACTGGATTGTGGAGAGATCCATTAAATTTAAGTGTGAGAACACTTGGGGCCCCAAAGGAGAAATTTAAGTTATGTACAGCAAATTGTCTTTAAAGCTCCTGATATTCCTGTAGTGAAGCTGAAAATCCTTTTAAACATCTTTTTTTGGCGGACATCGTTTTACACATCCTAAATTGTCACATCTGCAGCTAGCTCTGAGCTCTGAAAGAAGATTagacaattttattttttttatttttgtgtgtgtgtgtgtgtgtgtgtgtgtgtgtgtgtgtgagagagagagagagagagagagagagagagagagagagagagagagagagaggtatgCTATGAACAGGAGGGTTAAAGGCAAACTTGAACTTGACACGAGATGTTATCAATTAGTGGTTGGTCAATTTGATAATGGAATCAGTGGACAACCTACGAGGGACAGTCATAATAAAGATTAAAAGTATTTTCTGATGTAACTAAAGGCAAAGAGGGAAGAGTTTTTAGTGAGGAAGACCTAGTGATATCCCCATGACTCAAAGTTTTGGATCCATTAAGATGAAGAAAGAAACCTATGGTCAGAAAGGCCTTTGGAGGAAGAAGAGTGAGGGCAACAATTTTCTATATAAAAATTACTACTGAAAAATAGGAATTAGCGACAAACAAATTTGGTAGCTAATCTTATTTAGCGACGAAGTTTGTAgctaattctaattttttttgtaaTGAATGGAGAGACTCAAAGGATTTAGCAAGGCTTTTCTCCAAATATGTGATGAAGTTGAGGTAAGGTTGGTTCTgggaaaaaaatcagaaatagccaAATTTACCATCGGTAATAGAAAGATAgtcacaattttaaaagtaatcgaaatttagcaaTATTTTCATGTAAAATAAAATTCGAACAAAAACACCCTTAAAAATTCGAAAAACTTcaagcataatatgttggagttccaattttttacatatgagattccaatataataaagggcagcccggtgctatttttcaattagcagtccgaaaactggctagcccgtgttATTTTCACGTTGGTAAGTGCACACCTAACTTAATGTTTTACGATTAAAACAAAGTCTATCTCTATACATAAGAAACATTCGTTCCgattaaaacttaaaagaaaCCTCAGAAAGCAGGACTTTGGTGATTCAGACAATTGCCGCAATCTTTACCACGACGGCTATTTAGAAAGGAGAATTTGAAATTTGACCTATGATATAAAGTTTCTAAGTTATTCAATGGAGTTGACATTTGTCAATTGATACTTATAATATTTATCAATAGCATTGTTATTGATGTTAATACAACACTAAATTTTTGGGGTTGTTCATAGAAGGTAAATACTCTAACATGTTTTTTGTTTGCGAATTTATCCTCATATTTTTATTATACTTAGGTAACTTTATATTTGCTTGGCTTTAACATAAGTCCTCACCTATCAATTTCTTTTTTTCGTGAAAGCCCCATGATTTAATTATAATTTATACTGTAGGGATGTACAAACCGAACCGAACCAAAAAACCGCaccaaaccaaaaagtcaaatcaaaccgattaaaaaaccagacttggtttggtttggtattgagtaaaaaaaaccgaaccaacccgacatataaatatataatttttatatatacttttaagattttatatagaattttctttaaaaatgtacaggaatatttgggattctcttgcgggatataaattttaatagaatatgaagtgccccatatttattgaccttaaataatgggttgtatggtCACTTTCCtatcaagtgttactgaaatacgtctatctctttgttcttcgatattcatatcatatgttaagatctattaaattcttatatctttttcaaaTGTGAACTGGTTATtaatatttaggtatcatattgatttttatgtttaattactaaattcggttaacctgAAAGTGTATATCATcgaaaaattattgtcagacgactaaaaaaataactattatatgttactaatagaattctcccataagaatattttaatcgataatatgtttgtcaatttttcatatttttactaaatagaTATTTACTTATCGaatatttaacaaagtaagattgaaataatatgtAAATAACAAGAAACCAGAAAACCCGACagaaccgaaccaatccaaaccgatataattggtttggtttgattttaataAAACTGAACCAACCCGgcccatgtacacccctaatttatAGTACATTACAGCTTAGATGCTCTTGGATAAGCAGCTTGAGTCCGTATGGATTGCCGTGACTGGAAATGATTGATAGGAATAAAACGAGTTGAACTTGAATTCACTTTGAAATAGAACTAATTGATGTTCATTTTAATATGGAATTTATGTTGCATTGGATGTGTTCGATTACCCAGTTTGGTTTTGGACCTTTCATTATGTACGTGTCTACACGTGATGTGGGAAGGAGGGGATAAGTTACACATTTAACCGCTCCGCTAAAAATATTTAGCGCTCCGGTACTTTGTTTATAGCTTTTTTAAGTTATGCAATGGAAGGGAGGGCTTGCGCTTGAATTGAAATAGCGCCTTTGGAATATGAGTAGGGCTCCTAAGTGGCATGTTCGTGGAGGCAAACCGAAGGAAGAGCAAAAGGAAGATATATACATAaactatacatatattatacatttgcCGGCTATTTTTTGGATGGGTggctatttaagttaatttttcAAGGAGTATTGGCAAAGCTGGTCAAGTAGAATCAACTCCATTCCTACCCCATTGACATCCATATTCGATCAATGCCACCACAATTTTTATATACATGCAGCAACAGATGACAACAAAACTTAATTTCCAAAATAATGCCAGAAGTACAAGTCTCAAACTGAAAGAAAGATTAACTACTTAACAAGCTACAAAAAAAGAATGTATACTGTACAAACCTATGGCAAACAGCCAAAGATCTGAAATAGTTACAACTCACTTACCCATATGAGTTAAGATCCTACTAATCAAGACTTCTTTCTTTCCTGTGACCGGAATGTCATATGCAGCTAGGTAATACTTCAGCTCTACCACTGTTAAATCCTTTAACTGCAAGATGGCAAACAAAAAAAAGTGAAACCCAAATATATACTACTGAAAACTAATGGAATTCTATGATGTGCATTCtgaaaaagagtcgggcgttgatAACAGCGTAGGCCAAAGTATATTCAGTGCATCTCACTAAAAGTTCCTTATATAATAGAAGAACTAAGTCACTAACAGACTTCTGTGTCGCAACTAATTTAGCTAACACAAACCATCCATAGAAAAATATAGTTTAATAACATTCTGAATCTGTTGTAAAGCCCAAAACTAAGGCAAGAATCTATAGTGTAACATCATAAGCTTGAAAATGTTACCTTCCCATTATCTGCAAGGTCAGACCAGTCATAGTTGGAATATTCTTTCATAGCATTCGCTTTCCGTTTCCTAGAGGGTTCAGCTTTTCCATCAGTTTTTGCATCGTCCTCCTCATAGTTCTCCCCATATACAGAGAGCTTAAATTCTTCCAATGCTTTGACAATACCAGGCCTAGCACCCAAACAATATACAAAAGAAATGTCAGAATAACAAGCTTTCTGAACAGA comes from the Nicotiana tabacum cultivar K326 chromosome 14, ASM71507v2, whole genome shotgun sequence genome and includes:
- the LOC107764243 gene encoding DNA polymerase zeta processivity subunit-like isoform X3, whose product is MDRNQSPQGETAQILVEFLEVAITSVVFLKGVYPSGAFERRRYMNVVVQKARHPELQQYIHSTVNGLLPFIQKGSVERVAVIFSDSNNVPLERFVFKINVNQSYGLKLVEADLEFSLKSFLIKLPLSQSMMKVLPPDCSWEITAYFRSLPQSSTSKDAEIWVPTDTQQWQQAPLITPIKSMSSEPLGVQLYLEHPSFSEPKA